From Schizosaccharomyces pombe strain 972h- genome assembly, chromosome: II, the proteins below share one genomic window:
- the clg1 gene encoding cyclin Clg1 yields MSFPYQHTSRSQVQPPLAAPGLSMFAPVSSSNSANSASSVAALLSHAPMYGLGQRRPSFLPGVSVPDTLSVRSGFSIPSSSHHPSAVPSLLSQHRLQQPQPRLYPSAPLNYYWPSYQSVPSAAPPPPSQQRYMPDSAVAYNPNQDQFGNSVNVSAACNNVSAPLIANNCAPSFYQSRHPVADVPVTNNTATTTSETDNTIPGNLNMPSVANVQQRISPVCKTNMEDQEETVYTGGVAAKLDYKMDQMVEYLSIMTCKLYARFLNNAQMHSLANSLPGLVFSFRKVVTQILTSTRLPRASCLLALSYLSDRLDAASQTTDFVNQWTKESLFFQICALLTTALILANKFLDDNTFTNQSWSQVTGFRTALLNSFEQDWLASMSWNLSPGPRGQKAWEWWSASYSLFTSSNATYSGEQKTYSPTTLSTNAPPSPSSGRSCSNCNYYYPYTPVGYYPVYNRYAMT; encoded by the coding sequence ATGTCGTTTCCTTATCAGCACACTTCACGTTCTCAAGTTCAGCCTCCTTTGGCTGCCCCCGGCTTGAGTATGTTTGCTCCTGTTTCGTCCAGCAATAGTGCAAACTCTGCTTCTTCGGTTGCTGCTTTGTTGAGTCATGCTCCTATGTATGGTCTTGGCCAGCGTCGTCCGTCCTTCTTACCTGGCGTTTCTGTGCCCGATACGCTTTCGGTAAGGTCGGGCTTCTCCATCCCTTCCTCCTCTCATCATCCTTCCGCTGTTCCTTCCCTTCTGTCGCAGCACCGTTTACAGCAACCTCAACCACGTCTCTACCCTTCTGCGCCTCTAAACTATTACTGGCCATCTTATCAGTCGGTTCCATCTGCCGCACCTCCACCACCCTCCCAGCAACGCTATATGCCTGACTCTGCCGTTGCCTATAATCCTAACCAAGATCAATTTGGCAATTCGGTGAATGTATCAGCTGCATGTAACAACGTTTCCGCCCCTTTGATTGCTAACAATTGTGCTCCTTCCTTTTATCAGTCTCGACATCCCGTAGCAGATGTGCCTGTAACCAACAATACCGCCACTACTACCTCCGAGACTGATAATACAATCCCAGGTAATCTTAACATGCCTTCGGTTGCTAACGTTCAACAACGTATTTCTCCTGTCTGCAAAACTAACATGGAGGATCAGGAAGAAACCGTTTATACCGGAGGTGTTGCTGCTAAACTGGATTACAAGATGGATCAAATGGTGGAATACTTGTCTATCATGACTTGTAAGTTGTATGCTCGTTTCCTGAATAATGCTCAAATGCATTCTCTTGCTAACTCTTTACCTGGTCTTGTGTTTTCTTTCCGTAAGGTCGTTACACAAATTTTGACGTCTACGCGTTTACCTCGTGCCTCTTGCTTGCTTGCCTTGTCATACCTTTCCGATCGTCTTGACGCCGCATCTCAAACGACTGATTTTGTAAACCAGTGGACTAAGGAGTCGTTATTCTTCCAAATATGTGCTCTTTTAACGACCGCCTTGATTTTGGCTAATAAGTTTTTGGATGACAATACGTTTACCAATCAATCCTGGTCGCAAGTTACTGGTTTCCGTACTGCCTTGTTGAACAGCTTTGAACAAGACTGGCTAGCTAGCATGTCCTGGAATCTTAGTCCCGGTCCTCGTGGTCAAAAGGCATGGGAGTGGTGGAGTGCTTCttattctttgtttacttcCTCAAACGCTACATACTCTGGTGAACAAAAAACTTATAGCCCTACTACGTTGAGCACCAACGCACCACCATCGCCCTCTTCTGGACGTTCTTGCTCTAATTGCAACTACTATTATCCCTATACACCCGTGGGATATTATCCAGTGTACAATCGCTATGCAATGACTTAG
- the mlo3 gene encoding RNA-binding protein Mlo3: protein MSMELDQSLDAIIASKPKGGIRKRRARSNKPKPTKNAKPAVNTASALKSVISEESKIIVSNLPTDVTEAQVKELFVKSIGPCKRVSLAYGPNGRSKGIATIIFSRPGDATRAYEQYEGRLVDGTRKMKVEIILDPSRQLNSLAARVSPASNASATASKNGAKSSKRKTTRRRRTPNRPKKSAEELDKEMDDYFGSNEKE from the coding sequence ATGTCTATGGAATTAGATCAGTCCTTGGACGCCATAATTGCTTCAAAGCCTAAAGGAGGTATTAGAAAGCGTCGTGCGCGCTCTAACAAGCCAAAGCCAACAAAGAACGCGAAACCCGCAGTGAACACTGCCTCTGCCCTTAAATCCGTCATTTCTGAGGAATctaaaattattgtttCTAACTTACCTACTGACGTTACCGAGGCTCAAGTTAAGGAGCTTTTTGTGAAATCCATAGGACCTTGCAAACGCGTTTCCTTGGCTTACGGTCCCAACGGTCGTTCGAAAGGTATTGCAACTATCATTTTTTCTCGTCCTGGTGATGCCACTCGAGCTTATGAACAGTATGAGGGTCGTTTGGTTGATGGCACTAGAAAAATGAAGGTTGAGATAATCCTTGATCCTAGTCGTCAATTGAATTCTTTGGCTGCACGTGTAAGTCCTGCCAGCAACGCTAGCGCCACTGCTAGCAAGAATGGCGCCAAATCTTCCAAGCGGAAGACTACACGCCGCCGTAGAACTCCTAATCGTCCTAAAAAATCCGCCGAAGAGCTCGACAAGGAGATGGATGATTATTTTGGATCAAATGAGAAGGAGTaa